Below is a window of Veillonella rodentium DNA.
CAACGTATTAAGGGCGTAAAAAATGAAGCCGATGTATATATTACACCGGCATTCCCTAAGCTTATATATGTGCTGGATGAGCATAATATAAAACCAGACAGTCCATATTACTATTTAACGGAACTTGCTGCACAATGTACGGCTAAGCGCATGTACCCTGATTATATTTCCGCGAAAAAAATGAAGGAAAATTACTCAGGTAATGTATTCAGCCCTATGGGATGCCGCTCCTTCTTATCTCCATGGAAGGATGAAAATGGTGAGTATAAGTTTGACGGGCGTTTTAACATCGGTGTAGTGAGCTTGAACCTGCCTCAGATCGGCATTTTGGCCCGCGGCAGTGAAGAACGATATTTTGAAATTTTAGATAAACGTCTTGAACTGGCGGAAAAAGCGTTGATGCTTCGCTATGAATTACTTAAGGATGTGGTGAGCGATGTGTCGCCAATCCATTGGCAACACGGTGCTATTGCACGACTTAAAAAAGGCGAGAAGATTGCTAAATTCTTGACCGGCGGTTATGCGACTATCTCCTTGGGATATATCGGCATTTATGAAGCGACCCGTTTGATTACAGGTGAATCGAATACGGGTGAGAAGGGGCGCGTTTTTGCGATGAAGATCATGGACCGCTTAAATGCGGCTGTTGATGAATGGCGCGCTAAACATAATATGGGCTTTGCTTTATACGGAACTCCCGCTGAAAGTCTAACGCATCGATTCTCCTCTTTGGATCGCGCTCGCTTCGGTATTATTGAGGATATTACGGATAAAGGTTATTATACTAACAGTTATCATGTAAGCGTACGAGAAGAGATTAATGTATTTGATAAATTCTCTTTTGAATCGGAATTCCAGAAGAAGTCTACCGGCGGTTGTATTTCGTATGCAGAAATCCCGAATATGACAAATAATATTCCTGCTGTATTGACGATGATACAATATATTTATGATCATATTTCTTATGCAGAGTTTAATACAAAATCGGATTATTGCCATGAATGCGGCTTTGATGGAGAAATTAAAGTCAATGACAATAACGAATGGGAATGTCCGCGTTGCCATAATACGAACCGTGATAAATTGACGGTTATTCGACGTACTTGCGGCTACTTAGGGGAAAACTTCTGGAATGAAGGTCGGACTAAGGAAATTAAAGATCGTGTAATGCATATTTAATTAGTTTTATGAGCCCTAGGTGCGTTTGATTGTAACTTTCGTAGTTTATAACAAATATTATTGAGAAGTTACATAAAGAATAACATTTGAGAAGTTACATATAGAGTTACATATCAGTAAAGCATGAATTGTAAAGGTGTAAATTTAACGAATATAATTTGTAAAAGC
It encodes the following:
- the nrdD gene encoding anaerobic ribonucleoside-triphosphate reductase is translated as MLQVIKRDGTRVPFDKLKIATAIEKAEHSSTGLYEEGLAQRIADEIEEYANKLHKDMTIYAIEDQVYYKLIEYHNPATARAYEGYKAVQAFKRRQNTTDEDVIGLLDRSNVNVLDENSNKDAAIVSTQRDLIAGEVSKDIARRKLIPTDILEAHDSGAIHFHDMDYIIQPMFNCCLINLEDMLTNGTVINGKKIDTPKSFQVACTVTTQIIAQVASGQYGGQSINGIDRILAPFVRKSYEKILNNVIEEQVEIYGMEPNMEKAREIAWKRTRKEVKDGIQTIQYQINTLMTTNGQSPFVTLFMYFQPDYEYAKEAALITEEILRQRIKGVKNEADVYITPAFPKLIYVLDEHNIKPDSPYYYLTELAAQCTAKRMYPDYISAKKMKENYSGNVFSPMGCRSFLSPWKDENGEYKFDGRFNIGVVSLNLPQIGILARGSEERYFEILDKRLELAEKALMLRYELLKDVVSDVSPIHWQHGAIARLKKGEKIAKFLTGGYATISLGYIGIYEATRLITGESNTGEKGRVFAMKIMDRLNAAVDEWRAKHNMGFALYGTPAESLTHRFSSLDRARFGIIEDITDKGYYTNSYHVSVREEINVFDKFSFESEFQKKSTGGCISYAEIPNMTNNIPAVLTMIQYIYDHISYAEFNTKSDYCHECGFDGEIKVNDNNEWECPRCHNTNRDKLTVIRRTCGYLGENFWNEGRTKEIKDRVMHI